Part of the Ardenticatenales bacterium genome is shown below.
CTGCAAAACGCGCCGCAAGGCATTGAGTGGAACATCAGTCTCGTGGGCGCGCCAGACGTATGGGCCGCCGGCGATACGGGCCAGGGCGCGGTGATTGCCGGCCAGGATACCGGGTACGATTGGGATCATCCCGCCCTGATCAACCAGTACCGTGGCTACAACGGCGGCGGCGCCGACCACAATTACAGTTGGCACGACGCCATTCACGTCAACAACCCGAACACACCGCCCGGCAACCCCTGCGGTTTCGATTCCCCTGTTCCCTGCGATGATGTCAATCATGGCACGCACACGATGGGCACGATGGTTGGCGATGACGGCGGCAGCAACCAGATCGGCATGGCCCCGGGCGCGCGCTGGATCGGCTGCCGCAACATGGAAGAGGGCTGGGGGATGCCCTCGACCTACAGCGAATGTTTTGAGTGGTTCATTGCCCCCACGGATTTGAGCGGGCAAAATCCTGATCCGGCGATGGCCCCGGACGTGATCAGCAACTCCTGGAGCTGCCCCACGACGGAAGGCTGTACGGACCCGAACGTGATGTTGCAGGTGGTGGAGAATGTGCGCGCCGCCGGCATTTTCATCGCCGTTAGTGCCGGCAACAGCGGCTCCGGCTGCAGCAGTGTGAACACCCCCGCCGCCATCTACGATGCTTCCTTTACTGTGGGCGCGACCACCAGCAGCGACGTGATCGCCAGCTACAGCAGCCGCGGCCCCGTCACCGTAGACGGCAGCAACCGCCTCAAGCCGGACATCTCCGCGCCCGGCAGCAGCGTCCGCTCCAGCATCCCCGGCGGCGGCTACGCTACCTTCAGCGGCACGAGCATGGCTTCCCCGCACGTAGCCGGATTGGTGGGCCTTCTTGTCAGCGCCAACCCCACGCTGCACGGGCAGGTGGACCAGTTGGAAGCCATCATCACGGACACGGCGCTGCATCTGACGACCACGCAGAACTGCGGCGGCGTCCCTGGCGACCAGATTCCCAACAACACCTATGGCTATGGGCGCATCAATGCCCTGGCCGCTTAT
Proteins encoded:
- a CDS encoding S8 family serine peptidase, with product MSTKRLSFVVLLLLMVGIAGIFATRTTPATAANWESKVSSTVLQEVANGQTEFLVFLQEQADLSGAAQLSTKLEKGTYVYQELTRVAQATQGPILAALDGLGVNYRPYWVANMIWVRGGADVVQALASRDDVAHIYSNPSVFGGVEPMEGLQNAPQGIEWNISLVGAPDVWAAGDTGQGAVIAGQDTGYDWDHPALINQYRGYNGGGADHNYSWHDAIHVNNPNTPPGNPCGFDSPVPCDDVNHGTHTMGTMVGDDGGSNQIGMAPGARWIGCRNMEEGWGMPSTYSECFEWFIAPTDLSGQNPDPAMAPDVISNSWSCPTTEGCTDPNVMLQVVENVRAAGIFIAVSAGNSGSGCSSVNTPAAIYDASFTVGATTSSDVIASYSSRGPVTVDGSNRLKPDISAPGSSVRSSIPGGGYATFSGTSMASPHVAGLVGLLVSANPTLHGQVDQLEAIITDTALHLTTTQNCGGVPGDQIPNNTYGYGRINALAAYQAVAPVMQLSYHFYWSNGSQSMRDISFFQGGRFADSTGAQGAWGYQAANHRLILSYDPGASCTALAVGNFTGPSGAQGWAVCRDGSGVYGVWQAQFLAGALPESAPLALNR